One region of Syntrophobacter fumaroxidans MPOB genomic DNA includes:
- a CDS encoding TIGR04211 family SH3 domain-containing protein, translating into MKKALCISTAVLFFTTFPLPQASWAAKAYTTDAQEIPMRSAAGAQNRVLLTIPKGSAVELVKTNEWTQVRYTPPDGKSKEGWVQSKFLESRPSESAAIKELKGENTSLREQLQEAEMARAALAQREREVSEKLTKLEVSYEELKGGAASYLKLKGEYDAARATLASTQESVQALIQENQGLKFTRTMYWFALGAVVFFAGLLVGMWFRRKRKTGPTYRL; encoded by the coding sequence ATGAAAAAAGCCCTGTGCATTTCCACCGCAGTGTTGTTTTTTACCACGTTTCCATTGCCTCAGGCAAGCTGGGCGGCAAAAGCCTACACGACCGACGCTCAGGAAATCCCCATGAGGTCCGCCGCCGGCGCTCAAAACCGCGTTCTGCTCACGATCCCCAAGGGAAGTGCGGTGGAACTGGTGAAGACCAACGAATGGACCCAGGTTCGATACACCCCCCCCGACGGAAAGTCGAAGGAAGGATGGGTGCAGAGCAAATTCCTCGAATCCAGGCCCTCGGAATCCGCGGCCATAAAGGAATTGAAAGGCGAAAACACGTCGCTCAGGGAACAGCTGCAGGAAGCCGAGATGGCCAGGGCCGCCCTGGCGCAAAGAGAAAGGGAGGTCTCCGAGAAATTGACGAAACTGGAGGTTTCCTACGAGGAGTTGAAGGGCGGAGCCGCCAGCTATCTCAAGCTCAAGGGCGAATACGACGCGGCCAGGGCTACCCTGGCCAGCACTCAGGAAAGCGTCCAGGCGCTCATCCAGGAAAACCAGGGCCTCAAATTCACGCGGACCATGTACTGGTTCGCCCTGGGAGCCGTGGTGTTCTTTGCGGGCCTGCTCGTCGGCATGTGGTTCCGAAGAAAACGCAAGACGGGGCCGACCTATCGCCTGTGA
- a CDS encoding TatD family hydrolase, protein MLIDTHAHLDFPEFAQDLPAVLERAAKADVRKIITIGISLASSREAVGLAGRYPGVYATVGIHPHDAFLLDEKATEILRELSRQEKVLAIGEAGLDYYRDYQPRAIQRKCLRRQLEVAADEKLPVVFHVRQAFDDFFRIVPEYLPSLVGAVMHCFSGDWTTAERCLDLGFHLSIPGTVTFPKAELLHDVVRRAPLDRLLVETDAPYLAPIPHRGKVNEPAFVYHTARKVAELRGCPFTVVADQTTLNAQRVFRMDGFSDAADSE, encoded by the coding sequence ATGCTGATTGATACTCACGCTCATCTGGACTTTCCGGAATTTGCTCAAGATCTGCCTGCCGTGCTGGAGCGGGCCGCAAAGGCCGACGTCCGGAAAATCATCACCATCGGGATCAGCCTGGCAAGCAGCCGCGAAGCCGTCGGCCTTGCCGGCCGCTACCCCGGTGTCTACGCCACGGTGGGAATACACCCCCACGACGCTTTCCTCCTCGACGAAAAAGCAACGGAGATTCTCCGTGAGCTCAGCAGGCAGGAGAAGGTGCTCGCCATCGGCGAAGCGGGCCTGGACTACTACCGGGACTACCAGCCCCGTGCCATCCAGAGGAAGTGCCTGCGTCGGCAACTCGAAGTCGCCGCCGACGAGAAGCTTCCGGTCGTCTTTCACGTCCGACAGGCATTCGATGACTTTTTCCGGATTGTGCCCGAGTACCTTCCTTCATTGGTCGGGGCGGTGATGCACTGCTTTTCCGGGGACTGGACCACCGCGGAGAGGTGCCTCGATCTCGGTTTCCACCTTTCCATACCGGGCACGGTGACGTTCCCGAAAGCCGAGCTGCTCCACGACGTGGTGAGGCGGGCCCCGCTGGACCGCCTGCTGGTCGAGACGGACGCTCCCTACCTGGCCCCGATCCCTCACCGGGGGAAAGTCAACGAACCGGCGTTCGTCTACCACACGGCGCGGAAAGTGGCCGAATTGCGCGGTTGCCCCTTCACGGTCGTTGCCGACCAGACCACGCTCAACGCCCAGCGGGTCTTCAGAATGGACGGCTTTTCCGACGCGGCGGACTCGGAATGA
- a CDS encoding Maf family protein yields the protein MILLESGTGPPPFRTVRPLVLASSSPRRRELLTLMGLTFDVIVSGIEESTGRVFGPPVELAARCAREKAEAVAELFPDSWVLGADTVVALGATVFGKPADSAEALRMLAQLSGATHEVISAFCLVNRSRRMIETRSVTTTVRFKRLSPAEIRSYVNTGEPLDKAGAYGIQGMGAFLAASIEGSYTNVVGLPLSEVLDLLVECGVVAPVAEERS from the coding sequence ATGATCCTGCTTGAGTCCGGCACCGGGCCCCCTCCGTTCCGCACAGTCCGGCCCCTCGTTCTCGCCTCTTCCTCTCCGCGCCGCAGGGAATTGCTCACGTTGATGGGACTGACCTTTGATGTGATCGTCAGCGGAATTGAAGAATCCACGGGCAGGGTCTTCGGTCCCCCGGTGGAGCTCGCTGCGCGCTGCGCCCGGGAGAAGGCCGAAGCGGTCGCCGAGCTGTTCCCGGATTCCTGGGTGCTGGGCGCGGACACGGTCGTGGCGCTCGGCGCGACCGTTTTCGGGAAACCGGCCGATTCCGCGGAAGCGTTGCGGATGCTCGCGCAACTGAGCGGAGCGACCCACGAGGTGATCAGCGCATTCTGCCTGGTGAATCGAAGCCGGCGCATGATCGAAACACGTTCGGTTACGACCACGGTGCGCTTCAAGCGGCTTTCCCCGGCCGAAATCCGTTCCTATGTGAATACCGGGGAGCCGCTGGACAAGGCGGGCGCATACGGAATCCAGGGGATGGGAGCTTTCCTGGCGGCATCCATCGAAGGATCCTATACCAACGTGGTGGGACTGCCCTTGAGCGAAGTCCTGGATCTGCTGGTCGAATGCGGGGTTGTGGCACCCGTTGCGGAAGAACGTTCCTGA
- a CDS encoding YggS family pyridoxal phosphate-dependent enzyme, whose amino-acid sequence MATVAENLERIQERMNAACSRAGRDPAAVRLVAVTKTVPTDRIREGVEAGLTLLGENYIQEARRKIEALEDLAVSWHFIGHLQSNKARVAAEYCDWVHTVDRLRLAVELDRQARKRNRVIPVLLQVNVGDEQSRSGVSPDDLPKLFEAVAALSGLSVRGLMTLPPYFENAQEVRPFFRLLRELLERLRGIAPRPGELTELSMGMSNDFEVAVEEGATLVRIGTALFGGRPAISP is encoded by the coding sequence ATGGCGACCGTGGCTGAGAACCTCGAACGAATTCAGGAGCGCATGAACGCCGCCTGCTCCAGGGCGGGGCGGGACCCCGCCGCCGTGCGGCTGGTGGCGGTGACGAAAACCGTCCCGACCGACCGCATCAGGGAAGGCGTGGAAGCGGGCCTGACCCTGCTCGGGGAGAATTACATCCAGGAAGCGCGAAGAAAAATCGAAGCCCTGGAAGATCTGGCGGTGTCATGGCATTTCATCGGCCACCTTCAATCGAACAAGGCTCGGGTGGCGGCGGAATACTGCGACTGGGTTCATACGGTGGACCGGCTGCGCCTGGCCGTCGAGCTCGACCGGCAGGCGAGAAAAAGAAACCGCGTGATCCCCGTTCTGCTCCAGGTCAACGTCGGCGACGAACAGAGCAGGAGCGGGGTGTCGCCCGATGACCTCCCGAAGCTGTTCGAAGCCGTCGCAGCGCTCTCCGGGCTGAGCGTTCGCGGTCTCATGACCCTTCCCCCCTACTTCGAAAACGCACAGGAGGTACGCCCCTTTTTCAGGTTGTTGCGGGAGCTGCTGGAGCGCTTGAGGGGGATCGCTCCCCGCCCCGGCGAGCTCACCGAGCTCTCCATGGGCATGAGCAATGATTTCGAGGTGGCCGTCGAGGAAGGGGCGACCCTGGTGAGAATCGGGACGGCGCTCTTCGGGGGGCGTCCGGCTATTTCCCCATGA
- the rlmB gene encoding 23S rRNA (guanosine(2251)-2'-O)-methyltransferase RlmB produces the protein MRKTHSSTPPHLWVSGFNPVREVLLTGRVEVLEMIVARSDQRVRELVELGALRGIAPRQETRDGLSALVGHAHHQGVALRMREFPYAALEALLEKPTGEREPLVILDCLQDPQNLGAMLRSACFLGARGVIVPRDRSARVTSTVIRIAAGATAYLPVIQVNNLVRALEQLKECGLWIFGLDAQAAQTIYDADLTVPLGLVVGNEQKGLRPLVARACDAMVRIPEHGPLQSLNAATSGAIALAEVQRRRLMGK, from the coding sequence ATGAGAAAGACGCATTCAAGCACGCCGCCTCATCTCTGGGTCTCCGGTTTCAACCCGGTGCGGGAAGTCCTGCTGACGGGTCGCGTCGAAGTCCTGGAAATGATCGTGGCCAGGTCGGACCAGCGCGTCCGGGAACTGGTGGAACTGGGGGCTCTGAGGGGCATTGCGCCCCGGCAGGAAACACGGGACGGCCTTTCGGCCCTGGTGGGGCATGCGCACCACCAGGGGGTTGCGCTGCGCATGCGCGAATTCCCTTATGCCGCCCTGGAGGCACTGCTGGAAAAGCCCACGGGGGAGCGGGAGCCGCTGGTGATTCTCGATTGCCTGCAGGATCCGCAGAACCTGGGCGCCATGCTGAGGAGCGCCTGTTTTCTGGGCGCGCGCGGCGTGATCGTTCCCAGGGACAGGTCGGCCCGGGTCACCTCCACGGTCATCAGAATCGCCGCGGGAGCCACCGCGTACCTGCCGGTCATCCAGGTGAACAACCTGGTGAGGGCTCTGGAACAATTGAAGGAATGCGGGCTGTGGATCTTCGGTCTCGACGCGCAGGCCGCTCAGACGATCTACGACGCGGACCTCACGGTCCCCCTGGGACTGGTTGTAGGCAACGAACAGAAAGGACTGCGACCGCTCGTCGCAAGAGCCTGCGACGCCATGGTCCGCATACCCGAACATGGACCGCTGCAATCCCTCAACGCCGCGACTTCGGGGGCCATTGCACTGGCCGAGGTGCAACGCCGGCGCCTCATGGGGAAATAG
- the gmk gene encoding guanylate kinase: protein MSRPAYSGQIFIVSAPSGVGKTTMIRAILDRCPELRFSVSCTTRSPRPGEADGKDYHFLTQREFLDGISAGRFLEWAEVHGNFYGTDGNQVEEWIAQGRDVLLDIDVQGARQVRCTYPCAHTIFIVPPSMEVLEQRLNMRGTESPRQIGERSAAARREMLQAPWYDYLIVNDVLADAVADLHAILRACRCRRDVRMGRLKPFFMSRLPS, encoded by the coding sequence ATGTCCCGCCCAGCCTATTCCGGACAGATTTTCATCGTCTCCGCCCCATCGGGTGTCGGCAAGACCACCATGATCCGCGCCATCCTGGACCGGTGTCCCGAGCTGCGTTTCTCCGTGTCGTGCACCACGCGTTCGCCGCGCCCCGGAGAAGCGGACGGAAAAGATTATCATTTCCTGACGCAGCGGGAATTCCTGGACGGCATTTCGGCCGGCCGGTTCCTGGAATGGGCGGAAGTCCACGGGAACTTCTACGGCACGGACGGGAACCAGGTGGAGGAATGGATCGCGCAAGGCCGGGACGTGCTGCTCGATATCGACGTTCAGGGGGCCAGGCAGGTCCGGTGCACCTACCCTTGCGCGCACACCATCTTTATCGTGCCGCCGTCCATGGAAGTCCTCGAGCAGAGGTTGAACATGCGGGGCACCGAATCCCCCCGGCAGATCGGCGAACGTTCGGCTGCGGCACGCCGTGAAATGTTGCAGGCTCCGTGGTACGACTACCTCATCGTCAACGACGTTCTGGCGGACGCGGTCGCCGACCTGCACGCGATCCTGCGCGCCTGTCGCTGCCGCCGCGACGTCCGGATGGGGCGGCTCAAGCCGTTTTTCATGTCCCGGCTGCCCTCCTGA
- the remA gene encoding extracellular matrix/biofilm regulator RemA encodes MEVKLLNIGFGNTVIANRVIAIVSPASAPMKRLKEDARQANKLIDATMGRRTRAIIVTDSDHIILSGVQAETIAQRLLTEGGVRDVNLLKQAKD; translated from the coding sequence ATGGAAGTAAAACTGCTCAACATCGGATTCGGAAACACGGTTATCGCCAATCGAGTGATCGCCATCGTTTCGCCGGCATCGGCTCCCATGAAGAGGCTCAAGGAGGATGCGCGGCAGGCGAACAAGCTGATCGACGCCACCATGGGCCGCAGGACCCGAGCCATCATCGTCACCGACAGCGATCACATCATCCTTTCGGGCGTCCAGGCCGAAACCATCGCACAGCGCCTCTTGACCGAAGGGGGAGTGCGGGACGTGAACCTGCTCAAGCAGGCAAAAGATTAG
- a CDS encoding YicC/YloC family endoribonuclease — protein MIASMTAFGRTQKETSGYSITVEVRTLNGRGLDIVPRLPKNFLEFEDACRKLVSQSLRRGRVEVFVQIESTSPELKAPRLNLPLARHYWEQLMELHRSLPASAPPMLDSLLRVPYLFEAREDDPDRELIRELLTGALSEALEQVRSMRLVEGESLRKDCLERLEVLARDLALIESRKDLVVLEYQQKIRDRIQELLSDTEVDENRLLQEVAYIAERADINEEIVRLKSHFDQLRELLSEQAPSDGRRLDFLAQELHREVNTIGSKTGDLETVQAVVRMKTEIGKVKEQVQNIE, from the coding sequence TTGATAGCCAGCATGACGGCATTCGGACGAACCCAGAAAGAAACCTCGGGATATTCGATCACGGTCGAGGTCAGGACGCTGAACGGTCGAGGCCTGGACATCGTTCCGAGGCTGCCGAAGAATTTCCTGGAATTTGAGGACGCCTGTCGAAAGCTGGTCTCGCAGAGCTTGCGGCGTGGGCGCGTGGAGGTTTTCGTCCAGATCGAATCGACCAGCCCCGAGCTGAAGGCCCCCCGCCTCAACCTGCCTTTGGCGCGTCACTACTGGGAACAATTGATGGAATTGCACCGGTCGCTCCCGGCCAGCGCGCCCCCGATGCTCGACAGCCTGCTCCGTGTGCCGTACCTGTTCGAAGCCCGCGAGGACGATCCCGACCGGGAGCTCATCCGGGAACTGCTCACGGGCGCATTGTCGGAAGCCCTGGAACAGGTTCGATCCATGCGGCTGGTGGAAGGCGAATCCCTGCGCAAAGACTGCCTGGAACGCCTCGAAGTCCTGGCCCGCGATCTCGCCCTGATCGAAAGCCGCAAGGATCTGGTCGTTCTGGAGTATCAGCAGAAGATACGGGACCGAATTCAGGAGTTGCTTTCGGACACCGAAGTCGACGAAAACCGCCTGCTGCAGGAAGTCGCCTACATCGCCGAACGAGCCGACATCAACGAGGAGATCGTCCGCCTGAAGAGCCATTTCGATCAACTCCGCGAGCTTCTCTCGGAACAGGCGCCCTCGGACGGCAGGAGGCTCGATTTCCTGGCGCAGGAGCTGCACCGGGAAGTCAATACGATCGGGAGCAAGACCGGCGACCTGGAAACCGTTCAAGCCGTGGTGCGCATGAAAACCGAAATCGGGAAAGTGAAGGAGCAGGTCCAGAATATCGAATAG